The Streptomyces sp. NBC_00691 genome has a segment encoding these proteins:
- a CDS encoding SpoIIE family protein phosphatase has protein sequence MAEPGVETRTRSAVITARATASFEPVGRSVAAARAFVRDTLQGWGHPELVDDAVVLTSELVTNAVIHAGTSAEVLCLRSDDSIRVEVADRYPEREIPVQSGRTLGSPDRENGRGLLLCAALAHRWGVDYTPTRKHVWFHLDLAQRPVGTRSAGPVLPDALLPVTDSRVRVAVVQIDRGGAISAWNEDAGELFGYASEQVTGKPLGDLAAWPHTPGIGTGLAEALRLSRWEGSYGIRCADGRVIPVYAAHLRVRDAQGEPSTVCLLVREHERAILQTPQRPASEPGSESRTADPFEVFIGSPAPDDLDGLLQRTVERARDMLDGDAAFLLLATDDETELEVRATTGLPAARQRFARVPVETGASRYGSARMPAVHEDLAAVPGAVPLLEGTGMRSVVTVPLKVEGRLTGSLGVAAESANRYSNEEALRLQFAADRIALAVESARLGELERLRRGSLSFLVEASDLLAGTLDRDQTLALMAQMTVPTLATWCAVYTIADQASDPYLSYVLHEDEDRIDGLKDLLSSISPPDPVPTPGARVWTAPGDAAHRAALTASVRALDNPTSPLSSGIDTTLATASAVAGETVVLPLVARNRVIGMLTLGRPSEDHFRQEILELAEDLSRRAALALDNARLYSERVAISQSLQRSLLPPGLPEIPGVEVDVIYRAAGEGNEVGGDFYDLFPIRDGAYGFAIGDVCGTGPEAAAVTGLARHALRLLAREGFGGPAVLERLNAAILDEGARSRFLTLLYGEMRPQEDGSAILKVVCAGHPLPLRLRPDGTVTSAAEPQPLLGVMEDLELYEETITLEPGDVLLCVTDGVTERREGTRMLGDDGLAEVLKTCTGLTAGAVAARVLRAVERFAQAPASDDMAILAMRLREPDDR, from the coding sequence ATGGCAGAGCCGGGCGTCGAGACGCGTACGAGGAGTGCTGTGATCACCGCGCGGGCGACTGCCAGCTTCGAGCCCGTCGGGCGGTCCGTCGCGGCCGCCCGCGCCTTCGTCCGGGACACCCTCCAGGGCTGGGGACACCCGGAGCTCGTGGACGACGCCGTCGTGCTCACCAGTGAGCTCGTCACCAACGCCGTCATCCACGCCGGCACCTCCGCCGAGGTGCTCTGCCTCCGCTCCGACGACAGCATCCGCGTCGAGGTCGCCGACCGCTACCCCGAGCGCGAGATCCCTGTCCAGAGCGGCCGCACCCTCGGCAGCCCCGACCGCGAGAACGGCCGTGGCCTGCTGCTCTGCGCCGCCCTCGCCCACCGCTGGGGCGTCGACTACACCCCCACCCGCAAGCACGTCTGGTTCCACCTCGACCTCGCCCAGCGCCCGGTCGGCACCCGCTCCGCGGGCCCCGTCCTCCCCGATGCCCTCCTCCCGGTCACGGACAGCCGCGTACGCGTCGCCGTCGTCCAGATCGACCGCGGCGGAGCCATCTCCGCCTGGAACGAGGACGCCGGAGAGCTCTTCGGCTACGCCTCCGAACAGGTCACCGGCAAACCCCTGGGCGACCTCGCGGCCTGGCCCCACACCCCCGGCATCGGCACCGGCCTCGCCGAGGCACTCCGCCTCTCCCGCTGGGAGGGCAGCTACGGCATCCGCTGCGCCGACGGCCGCGTCATCCCCGTCTACGCCGCCCACCTCCGCGTCCGCGACGCCCAGGGCGAGCCTTCCACGGTCTGTCTCCTGGTGCGCGAGCACGAGCGGGCCATCCTCCAGACCCCGCAGCGCCCCGCCTCCGAGCCGGGCTCCGAGAGCCGCACCGCGGACCCCTTCGAGGTCTTCATCGGCTCCCCGGCCCCCGACGACCTCGACGGCCTCCTGCAGCGCACGGTCGAACGCGCCCGCGACATGCTCGACGGCGACGCCGCCTTCCTGCTGCTCGCCACCGACGACGAGACGGAACTGGAGGTACGGGCGACGACCGGCCTCCCGGCCGCCCGCCAGCGCTTCGCCCGCGTTCCCGTCGAGACCGGCGCCAGCCGCTACGGCTCCGCCCGTATGCCCGCCGTGCACGAGGACCTGGCCGCCGTGCCCGGCGCCGTCCCCCTCCTCGAAGGCACCGGCATGCGCTCGGTCGTCACCGTGCCCCTCAAGGTCGAGGGCCGGCTCACCGGCTCCCTCGGCGTGGCCGCCGAGAGCGCCAACCGCTACTCGAACGAGGAGGCCCTGCGTCTCCAGTTCGCCGCCGACCGCATCGCCCTGGCCGTCGAGTCCGCCCGCCTCGGCGAGCTGGAACGCCTCCGCCGCGGCTCCCTGAGCTTCCTCGTCGAGGCCTCCGACCTGCTCGCGGGCACGCTCGACCGGGACCAGACCCTGGCCCTGATGGCCCAGATGACTGTCCCGACCCTCGCCACCTGGTGCGCGGTCTACACGATCGCCGACCAGGCCTCCGACCCGTACCTGTCGTACGTGCTCCACGAGGACGAGGACCGTATCGACGGCCTCAAGGACCTGCTCTCCTCCATCTCCCCGCCCGACCCGGTGCCGACCCCCGGCGCCCGCGTCTGGACCGCACCGGGCGACGCCGCCCACCGCGCGGCCCTGACCGCCTCGGTCCGGGCCCTCGACAACCCGACGAGCCCGCTCTCCTCCGGCATCGACACCACCCTGGCCACCGCGAGCGCGGTCGCCGGCGAGACGGTCGTCCTGCCGCTGGTGGCCCGCAACAGGGTCATCGGCATGCTGACCCTCGGCCGGCCCTCGGAGGACCACTTCCGCCAGGAGATCCTGGAGCTCGCCGAGGACCTCTCCCGCCGGGCCGCCCTGGCCCTGGACAACGCCCGCCTGTACTCGGAGCGCGTGGCCATCAGCCAGTCGCTCCAGCGCAGCCTCCTCCCGCCCGGCCTCCCCGAGATCCCGGGCGTCGAGGTCGACGTGATCTACCGCGCCGCCGGCGAGGGCAACGAGGTCGGAGGCGACTTCTACGACCTCTTCCCGATCCGCGACGGCGCCTACGGCTTCGCGATCGGCGACGTCTGCGGTACGGGCCCGGAGGCGGCCGCCGTCACCGGCCTGGCGCGCCACGCCCTCCGTCTGCTGGCCCGCGAGGGCTTCGGCGGCCCGGCCGTCCTGGAACGCCTCAACGCGGCGATCCTCGACGAGGGCGCCCGCAGCCGCTTCCTCACCCTCCTGTACGGCGAGATGCGCCCTCAGGAGGACGGCTCCGCGATCCTCAAGGTCGTCTGCGCCGGCCATCCGCTCCCGCTGCGGCTCCGCCCGGACGGCACGGTGACGTCCGCGGCAGAACCGCAGCCGCTCCTGGGCGTGATGGAGGACCTCGAACTGTACGAGGAGACGATCACGCTCGAACCGGGCGATGTCCTCCTCTGTGTCACGGACGGCGTGACGGAACGCCGCGAAGGCACCCGCATGCTGGGCGACGACGGCCTCGCCGAGGTCCTCAAGACCTGTACGGGTCTGACGGCCGGCGCGGTCGCCGCCCGAGTGCTCCGCGCCGTGGAGCGCTTCGCCCAGGCCCCGGCCTCCGACGACATGGCCATCCTGGCGATGCGCCTCCGCGAGCCGGACGACCGCTGA